The window ACTCGACAGGAAACCCGGTGATGGCTGGCACTTGGAGCTCAATCTCAACTCCCACGGCACCACGTGTGAACCCAATCCGCAGAAGTCCAATGAACTGTGAAAAGTCCCATACAATAATAAGATACTGGATCTTATGTCACGTGCTACACTGCCTCCTCGGAGTAGATTTCCCAAGCATTCCTCTGCTGTGCTTGGTAGTCAAAAACGTGTCCCGGCGTTGCTGCAAATCAACCTGTTCTTACGCCAAAAGGCCATCTTCTTGCGAAACTGCCGGTTCTCACTTGCTTTTCCGCTCTCGATCAGTGGCTTATTGCCATGCCCAATGCACCCTGAGCGATCTGGATTGGAGACATCATTTCGTGACCGACACACGACATCCGAAATCCTCAGACCAGATGATCCGACCCTCACACAAACACGGATGAATTGTTCAAAAATGGCAAGCTGATTATACACGTGATCAAGTTTGCAAGCCATTACACAAGTACATTATAGAAGCTgttagacccccccccccccacccccacagtcaGATCCCTCAGCAGATCGGATGAGTGAGTGCATCATTTCGCACACTGTTATTTTAAGTTGGAAACCTGAGTGAAcctcttcccgcactcagggcaggcgAACGTTTTTTTCTTTCCAGTGTGACCTCTCTGATGTACACGCGACATGCAAGTCTGAGCTAATCCCTTCCCACAGTCACAGCAGAtgaatggcttctccccggtgCGAGTTCTCCAGTGTTCACAGAACTTGGGTGACTCAGTAAATCCCTTCCAACACCCAGGGCAGGTGAAGAGATTTTCTCCACTGTGAGTTCCGTGCTGTGAATGTATGTCGGATAACCAAGTGAATCTCTTCCCGCGGTCAGAGCAGGCGGATGGTTCTTCTCCGGCGTGAGCTCTCCGCTGGTTTCAAGTGAGCTCACGTAACTTGGAAGACTGAGCAAATCCcctcccacactcagggcaggtgAACAGTTTTTCTCCAGTGTGAGTTCTCTGGTGGTTATGCAAGGTGGATGGCTGAGGGAATCCCTGCCCATCATCAGAGCAGTTGAATGGTTTCTCCCAGATACGAATTCTCCAGTGTTCATGTAACTTGGAAGAGTGAGCAAATCCcctcccacactcagggcaggtgaatggcttctccccagtgCGAGGTCTCCAGTGTTCATGTAAGCTAGATGCCTGAGCAAATCCCTTCCCACGTTTGGAGCGGGTGAGTcatttctctccagtgtgaattcGCTGCTGTACATGTAAGgtggatgactgagtgaatcccagCCCACTGTCATAGCAGACGAACGTTTCGTACCAGTGTGAGTTCTCTGGTGTTGGTGCAGCTTGAATGACTGAgcaaatcccttcccacactcagagcagaTGAATGGTTTCTCTCTGGTGTGAATTCTCCGATGTGCACGCAAGGTGGACGTCTGAGCGAATCCCCTCCCGCAGTCAGAGCAGATGAATGGTTTCTCCCCGGTGTGAGTTCTCCAGTGCTCACGTAACTTGGAAGACTGAgcaaatcccttcccacactcggggcaggtgaacggtTTTTCTTCAGTGTGCGTTCTCTGGTGTTGATGCAAGTTGGACAACTGAGTGAATCGCTTCCCGCACTCAGAGCAAGCGAATGGTTTTTCTCCAGTGTGAAGTCTCTGGTGGTTAAGTAAGGTGGATGACTCAGCGAATCCCTGCCCACAGTAAGAGCagatgaatggtctctccccggtgtgggTTCTCCAGTGTTCATGTAAGCTGGATGACTGAgcgaatcccttcccacacttggagcaggtgaacggtctctctccagtgtgaatTCTCTGGTGGACATTTAAAGTGGATGACTGAGCAAATGCCTTCCCACATTCAGAGCAGACGAAcggtttctccccagtgtgaattctttggtgctgatgtaacttggatgactgaagaaatcccttcccacagtcagagcaggtgaatggtctttctcctgtgtgagcTTTCTGGTGTACATGTAAACTGGTTGAATGAGTGAACCCCTTACCACAGTCAGAGCAGATGAATGATTTCTCCCCAGTGTGAGTTCTCTGGTGCATTTGTAAGCTGGATAAATGAGCAAACCCCTTTTCACACTCGGAGCATTtgaatggcttctccccagtgtgaattcGCTGGTGTACACGCAAACTGGATGAATGAGCAAATCCCATACCACACTTGATGCAGATGAATGGTTTCTCTCCAGTGTGAGTTCTCTGGTGTATCTGTAAGCTGCACAAACGAGCAAATCCCTTCTCACATTTTGAGCaggtgaatggtttctccccagtgtgCGTGCGTCGATGCACGTCCAGCCTGGATGGAAatctgaatcccttcccacactccaCACATTTACATGGTTTCTCCATGGTGACAGGGTCTTTGTGCCCCTCCATATTGAAGGATCAGTTCAAATCTTATCCAGTCAGGGAAcacctaaccctatcgcaggtgcaCAGTTTCTCCTCTAAATAGTTTCTTAAAGTCTGTGTGTCTGGTGAAAGCACTGTCCACAGTCAGCTCACTGGAACACTCTCACTCAGGTGTGGCTCGGTGCTCTTCCAGTCGTATTGATGTTTGAAATCCTTCCCCTCAGACAAAACAAACACGTCTCCTTCCACAATCAAATGGGCAGTGATGTTCAACTCCTGATGTTGGTGTCACTGTCAGACCTTGACCTGATGCTTTGTTTTGGGTTTTCTCGATGTGAGCCCTCCTCTTCCAGTCCCTGTGACAGGAGATAACCAAACAGTTCACTGTCAGTGAGGCAGAGAATTCATTAAACAGACAATTCCAGTTTCTGTGGTGTAttttcctctcttgccccctccaaatcataaatccccgtcccccacactctctcttcctctctcccaccctcattCCTGGGTGAAATCCCAATAAAATATTGGACAATTATCTCCAACCCATTCTGACTAATGGTTACAGCTGGAGACAAGACCCTGACCCCCACTTGGAAGAAAGCTGCTAAAATGGCGGCCGCGCATGTGCACAGCCGTTCGGGGAGCAAAGCCATGCTGCGCATGTCTGCCCCCGCACCAAAGGGCTGGGTGATTGACGGATAGTCAAGTCCAATagcgagggagggggcgggcCTGGAGGACCGGAGGGCAGcgctggtcctccaaccaatcggagTCAGTGAAGGGGCGGGACTGGACAGCGGTGCGAAGCATGCGCGTCGCCGGCCTTGGAGCTGGAAGAGCGAGGGTGGGATTTAAAGGGACAAAGGGCGAAACCTTGAGACCGGAACATGCTCTCGCTCCCCAACCCCAAGACCCCAATTAGAAACTGCTTTGACAGCGGGTTAGAAGAGGAGGATTTGTGCACAG of the Chiloscyllium punctatum isolate Juve2018m chromosome 36, sChiPun1.3, whole genome shotgun sequence genome contains:
- the LOC140460997 gene encoding uncharacterized protein isoform X1; protein product: MEGHKDPVTMEKPCKCVECGKGFRFPSRLDVHRRTHTGEKPFTCSKCEKGFARLCSLQIHQRTHTGEKPFICIKCGMGFAHSSSLRVHQRIHTGEKPFKCSECEKGFAHLSSLQMHQRTHTGEKSFICSDCGKGFTHSTSLHVHQKAHTGERPFTCSDCGKGFLQSSKLHQHQRIHTGEKPFVCSECGKAFAQSSTLNVHQRIHTGERPFTCSKCGKGFAQSSSLHEHWRTHTGERPFICSYCGQGFAESSTLLNHQRLHTGEKPFACSECGKRFTQLSNLHQHQRTHTEEKPFTCPECGKGFAQSSKLREHWRTHTGEKPFICSDCGRGFAQTSTLRAHRRIHTREKPFICSECGKGFAQSFKLHQHQRTHTGTKRSSAMTVGWDSLSHPPYMYSSEFTLERNDSPAPNVGRDLLRHLAYMNTGDLALGRSHSPALSVGGDLLTLPSYMNTGEFVSGRNHSTALMMGRDSLSHPPCITTRELTLEKNCSPALSVGGDLLSLPSYVSSLETSGELTPEKNHPPALTAGRDSLGYPTYIHSTELTVEKISSPALGVGRDLLSHPSSVNTGELAPGRSHSSAVTVGRD
- the LOC140460997 gene encoding uncharacterized protein isoform X2 is translated as MGKPRKSVKCGKGFRGPSKMDGHQRKTTGERPFICSTCNKGYPSLSGLCIHRRTHSGVKSYVCDTCGMGFAYSSSLHVHQRIHTGEKPFTCSKCEKKFAHLSSFQVHQRAHTGEKSFICPKCGKRFAHPSGLRTHKKVHIGEKPFTCSDCGKGFTQSFRLQQHQRIHTRENPFMCSECGRGFAESSTLHKHQKAHTEKKPFACPDCERRFSWLTNYQSHRGTHTGRSPFTCSDCGRRFAHSSKFCEHRRTHTGERPFICPDCGKGFAQTSTLHIHQRTHTGEKPFICIKCGMGFAHSSSLRVHQRIHTGEKPFKCSECEKGFAHLSSLQMHQRTHTGEKSFICSDCGKGFTHSTSLHVHQKAHTGERPFTCSDCGKGFLQSSKLHQHQRIHTGEKPFVCSECGKAFAQSSTLNVHQRIHTGERPFTCSKCGKGFAQSSSLHEHWRTHTGERPFICSYCGQGFAESSTLLNHQRLHTGEKPFACSECGKRFTQLSNLHQHQRTHTEEKPFTCPECGKGFAQSSKLREHWRTHTGEKPFICSDCGRGFAQTSTLRAHRRIHTREKPFICSECGKGFAQSFKLHQHQRTHTGTKRSSAMTVGWDSLSHPPYMYSSEFTLERNDSPAPNVGRDLLRHLAYMNTGDLALGRSHSPALSVGGDLLTLPSYMNTGEFVSGRNHSTALMMGRDSLSHPPCITTRELTLEKNCSPALSVGGDLLSLPSYVSSLETSGELTPEKNHPPALTAGRDSLGYPTYIHSTELTVEKISSPALGVGRDLLSHPSSVNTGELAPGRSHSSAVTVGRD